A genome region from Deinococcus sp. KNUC1210 includes the following:
- a CDS encoding NFACT family protein — MEGLMLARTLAEVQAVLPARTLGWAFPDETTAALLLEGVGNLVFSYRPPQPALYLSNERLRGEPHNPFQRLLVARVRGDLTRAAQLKLDRVAQFRFAGESGFVDVAPARLLFELTGRNGNLLVLEDAPDDSEVSWEGRIVAAGREITNNRNRFRTVRSGGQYTPPPPYSKLDPRSMTAADAESLQHLPLGKWRERLDGLGLLLGAELVRRAGLPANQPPLSAWPRAWEALQGLVADPSIDVGTLNEGMREASRQEKAAQLRKTLREPLEKRLSLLRNQLADVDRAVEGLETAVQERGEADLLMAYQHGIQPGESSVLLPAFDGSGEVPISLEPQLSAVQNAEKRYARARRREEVYERLAEREPVLRAEFADVQADRAALEEAPLERLESLARTLETGRTDRSPYGAKYTSPGGFEVLVGRNNKENATLTHRVGRSTDHWFHVQGFPGSHVLVRSGGRDLQLPDILFAAQLAAYHSKARQSGNVAVDYTRIKQVWRPKGASAGQVHYAGQKTVYVDPEIPE, encoded by the coding sequence ATGGAAGGTCTGATGCTCGCCCGCACCCTTGCCGAGGTTCAGGCGGTGTTGCCTGCCCGCACGCTCGGCTGGGCCTTTCCCGACGAGACGACCGCTGCGCTGCTGCTGGAAGGCGTGGGCAATCTGGTGTTCAGCTATCGCCCGCCGCAGCCCGCGCTGTACCTGAGTAACGAGCGGCTGCGCGGCGAGCCGCATAACCCGTTCCAGCGGCTGCTGGTGGCCCGTGTACGCGGCGATCTGACGAGGGCGGCGCAGCTCAAACTCGACCGGGTGGCGCAGTTCCGGTTCGCGGGCGAGAGCGGCTTCGTGGACGTGGCACCTGCCCGCCTGCTGTTCGAGCTGACCGGACGCAACGGCAATCTGCTGGTGCTGGAGGACGCACCCGACGACAGCGAGGTCAGCTGGGAAGGACGGATCGTGGCGGCGGGCCGCGAGATCACGAACAACCGCAACCGCTTCCGCACGGTTCGCAGCGGTGGTCAGTACACGCCGCCGCCGCCCTACAGCAAACTCGATCCGCGCAGCATGACGGCTGCCGACGCCGAGAGCCTGCAACATCTGCCGCTGGGCAAGTGGCGTGAACGGCTCGACGGGCTGGGTCTGCTGCTGGGCGCGGAACTGGTGCGCCGCGCCGGGCTGCCCGCCAATCAACCGCCGCTCTCGGCGTGGCCGCGTGCCTGGGAAGCACTTCAGGGACTGGTGGCCGACCCGAGCATTGATGTCGGCACGCTGAATGAGGGCATGCGTGAGGCCAGCCGTCAGGAGAAGGCGGCGCAACTTCGCAAGACCCTGCGAGAGCCGCTGGAAAAACGCCTGTCGCTGCTGAGAAATCAGTTGGCCGATGTGGACCGCGCAGTGGAAGGGCTGGAAACTGCCGTGCAGGAGCGGGGCGAGGCCGATCTGCTGATGGCGTATCAGCACGGCATTCAGCCGGGAGAGAGCAGCGTGCTCCTGCCTGCCTTCGACGGTTCCGGCGAGGTGCCCATCAGCCTGGAACCGCAGCTGAGTGCGGTGCAGAACGCTGAGAAACGCTACGCCCGCGCCCGCCGCCGCGAGGAAGTCTATGAGCGGCTGGCCGAGCGCGAACCTGTGCTGCGGGCTGAATTCGCGGACGTCCAGGCCGACCGTGCCGCGCTGGAGGAAGCCCCGCTGGAGCGCCTGGAATCGCTGGCCCGCACGCTGGAGACGGGCCGCACCGACCGCAGCCCCTACGGTGCCAAGTACACGTCTCCCGGCGGCTTCGAGGTGCTGGTGGGCCGCAACAACAAGGAAAACGCGACGCTGACGCACCGGGTCGGACGCAGCACCGACCACTGGTTTCATGTGCAGGGATTTCCCGGTTCGCATGTGCTGGTACGCAGCGGCGGGCGCGATCTGCAACTTCCCGATATCCTGTTTGCGGCCCAGCTCGCGGCCTACCACAGCAAGGCGCGGCAGTCGGGCAATGTGGCGGTGGACTATACGCGCATCAAGCAGGTGTGGCGGCCCAAGGGAGCTTCGGCGGGGCAGGTGCATTACGCGGGGCAGAAGACCGTGTATGTAGACCCGGAGATTCCGGAATAG
- a CDS encoding aminotransferase class IV: MKPLPPGLASPAALHGLSAFTSLRTHRGEALLLSEHLERLEATCTFLDLPPPDAELPELDALPWGLLRVTVTGEGTFYRHQPLLPPPVQPTGAGVLLSRIQVHPQLGRHKTGNYLPYILAQRHAEHAGFFEGLLIDRGGNAVDGSRTGLLLRVGGRYLIPDGGLPSITRAALLNELHTEAQAAPISPELLQRAERVWLCGSGTGVVPVVYLKADDWAKDYEAEWVGQAHAALKMPE; encoded by the coding sequence ATGAAACCGCTGCCTCCCGGTCTGGCCTCGCCCGCTGCGCTTCACGGCCTGAGCGCGTTTACCAGCCTCCGCACGCACCGGGGCGAAGCGCTGCTGCTGAGCGAGCATCTGGAGCGGCTGGAGGCCACCTGCACCTTTCTCGACCTGCCCCCACCCGACGCCGAGTTACCGGAACTGGACGCCCTGCCCTGGGGTCTGCTGCGCGTGACCGTGACCGGCGAAGGGACCTTTTATCGCCATCAGCCGCTGCTGCCGCCCCCCGTGCAGCCGACCGGAGCGGGCGTGCTGCTCAGCCGGATTCAGGTGCATCCGCAGCTCGGCAGGCACAAGACCGGGAATTATCTGCCGTACATCCTGGCCCAGCGTCACGCCGAACACGCCGGATTCTTTGAGGGCCTGCTGATCGACCGGGGCGGCAACGCGGTCGATGGCAGCCGCACCGGGCTGCTGCTGCGCGTGGGCGGGCGCTACCTGATTCCCGACGGCGGCTTGCCCAGCATCACGCGGGCCGCCCTGCTGAACGAACTGCACACCGAGGCCCAGGCCGCGCCCATTTCGCCAGAGCTGCTGCAACGCGCCGAGCGGGTGTGGCTGTGTGGCAGCGGCACGGGCGTGGTGCCGGTGGTCTACCTGAAAGCCGACGACTGGGCCAAGGACTACGAGGCAGAGTGGGTGGGGCAGGCACACGCGGCGCTGAAAATGCCGGAGTAG
- a CDS encoding chorismate-binding protein, with translation MCPNLMLVERYSHVMHLVSEVRGTPLPGLTTQAVLRATFPGGTITGAPKRRVMQAIRELEPSARGWYTGSLGIISGAQTELNILIRTATFTKEPDGWTVGVRAGAGIVIDSEAGAETRETVIKAQALLGVLSGEARAGSPGQPPQPPRPGRAWSPPAVQPQTPLRVLLLDNFDSFTQNLAHDLAALGAVVLLRDQTAALPALLALKPDAVLIGPGPGTPQTSGVTLALTRACLERRIPLLGVCLGHQALGEVLGGQVVRAARAVHGQPEALHHDGQGLFAGIPQGAEFTRYHSLIVQHSPGARITAATATGEIMALEAADAPAWGVQFHPESVLSTYGRLLLGNWLTLVHAST, from the coding sequence ATGTGCCCGAACCTGATGCTGGTCGAGCGCTACAGCCACGTGATGCATCTGGTCAGCGAGGTGCGCGGCACGCCGCTACCCGGCCTGACCACTCAGGCGGTGCTGCGGGCCACCTTTCCCGGCGGTACCATCACCGGAGCGCCCAAACGCCGGGTGATGCAGGCGATCCGCGAGCTGGAGCCGTCTGCACGGGGCTGGTACACCGGCAGCCTGGGCATCATCAGCGGAGCGCAGACCGAGCTGAATATTCTGATCCGCACCGCCACCTTTACCAAAGAACCTGACGGCTGGACCGTGGGCGTGCGGGCCGGGGCAGGCATCGTGATCGATTCGGAGGCGGGGGCCGAAACGCGGGAAACGGTCATCAAGGCGCAGGCCCTGCTGGGCGTGCTGTCGGGTGAGGCGCGGGCGGGTTCACCGGGGCAGCCTCCACAGCCCCCGCGTCCGGGCCGGGCATGGTCGCCGCCCGCCGTGCAGCCCCAGACGCCGCTGCGGGTGCTGCTGCTCGACAACTTCGATTCGTTCACCCAGAATCTCGCGCACGATCTGGCCGCACTGGGCGCGGTGGTGCTGCTGCGCGACCAGACCGCCGCCTTGCCAGCGTTGCTGGCCCTGAAGCCGGACGCCGTGTTGATCGGGCCGGGGCCGGGCACGCCGCAGACGTCGGGCGTGACGCTGGCCCTCACGCGGGCGTGTCTGGAACGGCGCATTCCGCTGCTGGGTGTGTGCCTGGGGCATCAGGCACTCGGAGAGGTGCTGGGCGGGCAAGTCGTGCGGGCAGCGCGGGCCGTTCACGGGCAGCCGGAAGCGCTGCACCACGACGGGCAAGGCCTGTTTGCCGGCATTCCTCAGGGAGCCGAATTCACCCGCTATCATTCACTGATCGTGCAACACAGTCCGGGGGCGAGGATCACTGCGGCGACGGCAACGGGAGAAATCATGGCGCTGGAAGCAGCCGACGCGCCCGCCTGGGGCGTACAGTTCCACCCGGAAAGCGTGCTGAGCACGTATGGACGCCTGCTGCTGGGCAACTGGCTGACGCTGGTGCACGCCTCCACATGA
- a CDS encoding thiamine diphosphokinase, which produces MIAWILVGGRLTLTPALSRLPRPALVVAADGGARHAAALGVKVDAWVGDFDSSDGLHLDAPRYSHPRNKASTDAELAATLARERGADELYVLGAFGGRFDHTFALALGAVRMQAEGCSVTLHSGDEWGRPLLPGTALHLPLRPGQTFSVLAASDLSGLSIGGARWNLDRVAVPLGSGWTVSNEAAGEVVCRLEAGTALVTVLEGESSL; this is translated from the coding sequence TTGATCGCCTGGATTCTGGTCGGTGGCCGTCTCACGCTCACCCCCGCGCTGTCGCGGCTGCCCCGCCCCGCGCTGGTGGTCGCTGCCGACGGAGGAGCGCGGCATGCGGCGGCACTGGGCGTGAAGGTGGATGCCTGGGTGGGCGACTTCGACAGTTCAGACGGACTGCACCTCGACGCGCCGCGCTATTCGCATCCGAGGAACAAGGCCAGCACCGATGCCGAACTCGCGGCGACGCTGGCCCGCGAACGCGGCGCAGACGAACTGTACGTGCTGGGTGCTTTCGGTGGGCGCTTCGACCATACCTTTGCACTGGCACTGGGCGCGGTCAGGATGCAGGCCGAGGGATGCAGCGTGACCCTGCACAGCGGCGACGAATGGGGCCGCCCGCTGCTGCCCGGCACCGCGCTGCACCTGCCGCTGCGCCCCGGTCAGACCTTCAGTGTCCTCGCCGCCTCCGATCTGTCTGGCCTGAGCATCGGCGGCGCTCGCTGGAATCTGGACCGCGTGGCCGTGCCGCTGGGCAGTGGCTGGACAGTCAGCAACGAGGCAGCGGGCGAGGTGGTCTGCCGTCTGGAAGCGGGCACGGCGCTGGTCACGGTGCTGGAAGGAGAGTCGAGCCTGTAG
- a CDS encoding ABC transporter ATP-binding protein: protein MSALALEQLDKLYPGTPAVQDVTFSLGAGETLALLGPSGCGKSTLLRLIAGLERPDSGRVLMAGTDVTALPPERRNLSLVFQDYALFPHLSVLDNAAYGPRQRGIPRAQATAQAREALALVGLQGLEQRRIHALSGGQAQRVALARALAVQPRLLLLDEPLSNLDEQLRARLRGDLRSLFSGLGAAVLLVTHDQREALALASRVALMRAGRLVQLGPTSEVFARPSTAWAAEFLGQPNVFAQGEQALIVPEHAVVLGEGERWPASAQQTDAGGLSVTVSHAVGPLRLRLSAREAALLEGDTLRLRLLDAELLRVPDDR from the coding sequence ATGAGCGCACTGGCGCTGGAACAGCTGGACAAGCTCTATCCGGGCACGCCCGCCGTGCAGGACGTGACCTTCAGCCTGGGAGCGGGCGAGACGCTGGCGCTGCTGGGACCGTCGGGCTGCGGCAAATCCACGCTGCTGCGGCTGATCGCGGGGCTGGAGCGCCCGGACAGCGGGCGGGTGCTGATGGCGGGCACAGACGTGACCGCGCTTCCACCGGAGCGCCGAAACCTGAGTCTGGTCTTTCAGGATTACGCGCTGTTTCCACACCTGAGTGTGCTCGACAACGCCGCCTATGGCCCCCGGCAGCGCGGCATACCCAGAGCGCAGGCAACGGCACAGGCGCGGGAAGCGCTGGCACTGGTGGGGCTACAGGGATTGGAGCAGCGCCGCATTCACGCACTGTCGGGCGGGCAGGCGCAGCGGGTGGCGCTCGCCCGTGCGCTGGCGGTGCAGCCCCGACTGCTGCTGCTCGACGAGCCGCTGAGCAATCTCGACGAGCAGCTTCGGGCGCGGCTGAGGGGTGACCTGCGCTCGCTGTTTTCGGGCCTGGGCGCGGCGGTTCTGCTGGTCACGCACGATCAGCGCGAGGCGCTGGCACTGGCGAGCCGGGTCGCGCTGATGCGGGCCGGGCGACTGGTGCAGCTCGGCCCCACGTCCGAAGTCTTTGCCCGCCCCTCGACCGCCTGGGCCGCCGAGTTCCTGGGACAGCCAAACGTCTTCGCGCAGGGTGAGCAGGCGCTGATCGTGCCCGAACACGCGGTGGTGCTGGGGGAAGGAGAGCGCTGGCCCGCCTCCGCCCAGCAGACCGATGCGGGCGGCCTGTCCGTCACCGTTTCCCACGCGGTCGGCCCGCTGCGGCTGCGGCTCAGCGCCCGGGAAGCGGCGCTGCTGGAGGGCGACACGCTGCGCCTGCGCCTGCTCGACGCCGAACTGCTGCGTGTACCCGATGACCGCTGA
- a CDS encoding iron ABC transporter permease — MRSEPPPLPTSRFRSPTTLLLALPPLLFITAFLVLPLLRTLKEGGLSVGILGQPYFEKRLAWTLAQAALSALLALLIGGPLAYLLSRARVPGTALLLRLLLLPFVTPTLVAALGLLSLFGPRGLLHLDLSGTPTLLILGNLFFNLPLMIRLAYAGFLRVPPTLIGAARTLGASGWRSAVTVALPLAWPGLAAGAVLVFLYSALSFGLPLLLGGEQYGTLEVEIYTLTAYDLRLNEASALILVQLLITFIATAVYVRLGTAGGAGVAAARTLPRPRGAAAVLTYALMGAVLLICFAPLVAVALGSVHGRSGLTAAFWTGLLSPDADPALLLMLGNTLRFASLTLLFAVLLGGLHAFAIFLSRSKLLDLLSLLPLMVSPVSLAVGYLLLYPALRASLGLLIAAYTLLASPLITRSLLPALQAIPARLNEAARTLGATPGRVWRTVTLPLILPALRGGAALALSTVLGEFAATLVLARPEWATLSTGMYARLGRPGEQNLGEACALATLLMLLSLIAFSVLDGGKGEVT, encoded by the coding sequence GTGAGGAGCGAACCTCCACCGCTGCCGACTTCCCGCTTCCGCTCTCCCACTACCCTGCTGCTGGCTCTCCCGCCGCTCCTCTTCATCACGGCGTTCCTGGTGCTGCCGCTGCTGCGAACACTGAAAGAAGGCGGCCTGAGCGTGGGCATTCTGGGGCAGCCGTATTTCGAGAAGCGGCTGGCGTGGACGCTGGCTCAGGCCGCGCTGAGTGCGCTGCTGGCCCTGCTGATCGGCGGGCCGCTGGCGTATCTGCTCTCCCGCGCCCGCGTGCCGGGAACCGCGCTGCTGCTGCGGCTGCTGCTCCTGCCCTTCGTCACGCCCACGCTGGTGGCCGCGCTCGGCCTGCTGAGCCTGTTCGGGCCACGCGGCCTGCTGCACCTCGACCTGTCGGGCACCCCCACTCTGCTGATTCTGGGCAACCTGTTCTTCAACCTGCCGCTGATGATCCGGCTGGCCTATGCGGGCTTTCTGCGCGTGCCACCCACACTGATCGGAGCGGCCCGCACGCTGGGCGCGTCCGGATGGCGCTCGGCGGTCACGGTGGCGCTGCCGCTGGCGTGGCCGGGGCTGGCAGCGGGCGCCGTGCTGGTCTTCCTGTACAGCGCCCTGAGTTTCGGGCTGCCGCTGCTGCTGGGCGGCGAGCAGTACGGCACGCTGGAAGTCGAGATCTATACCCTGACCGCCTACGATCTGCGGCTGAACGAGGCCAGCGCCCTGATTCTGGTCCAGCTGCTCATCACGTTCATCGCCACCGCCGTGTATGTGCGGCTGGGCACCGCCGGGGGCGCGGGCGTGGCAGCGGCGCGAACCCTGCCGCGTCCACGGGGCGCAGCGGCAGTACTCACCTACGCGCTGATGGGGGCGGTGCTGCTGATCTGCTTCGCGCCGCTGGTCGCCGTGGCCCTGGGAAGTGTGCATGGGCGCAGCGGCCTGACGGCGGCCTTCTGGACGGGTCTGCTCTCGCCCGATGCCGACCCTGCGCTCCTCCTGATGCTGGGCAACACGCTGCGCTTTGCCAGTCTGACGCTGCTCTTTGCCGTGCTGCTGGGCGGGCTGCACGCCTTCGCCATTTTCCTGAGCCGCTCGAAGCTGCTCGACCTGCTCAGTCTGCTGCCGCTGATGGTATCGCCCGTGTCGCTGGCGGTGGGATATCTGCTGCTGTACCCAGCGCTGCGGGCAAGCCTGGGGCTGCTGATCGCGGCGTATACCCTGCTGGCTTCCCCGCTCATCACGCGCAGCCTGCTTCCGGCACTGCAGGCCATTCCAGCGCGGTTGAACGAGGCGGCCCGCACGCTCGGGGCCACGCCTGGGCGGGTGTGGCGCACCGTGACCCTGCCGCTGATCCTACCCGCCCTGCGAGGCGGCGCGGCTCTGGCCCTCAGCACCGTGCTGGGCGAATTCGCTGCCACTCTCGTGCTGGCCCGACCCGAGTGGGCGACCCTGAGCACCGGCATGTACGCCCGCCTGGGCCGCCCCGGAGAACAGAATCTGGGCGAAGCCTGCGCCCTGGCAACCCTGCTGATGCTGCTCTCGCTCATAGCCTTCAGCGTGCTGGACGGCGGAAAAGGGGAAGTGACGTGA
- a CDS encoding thiamine ABC transporter substrate binding subunit — translation MSKRTASLMLLALVAGSAHTVSAQAVPTLTVITHDSFSLDKKLIAGFEAANHVHVQLLKGGDAGELLNKLILTRAAPIADVVYGLDNSLLPRAQAAGILSAYTSPAAAKIPAAYQLGDGTLLNTVDAGYVSLNVDRAAFQKTGLPLPTTLAQLATPAYAKLLVVESPATSSPGAAFYLATVQALGQDGALNWWRSARAGGMKVTRGWEQAYNQEFTLYGGKYPIVLSYASSPAAEVYYSAGKLKDAPTDNLFIPGTSFLQLEGVGLLKGSKQTALAKKFVDFMLSAPVQKDFPDRMWVYPSVPGTPLSSVWKYAQQPKLPPMPDSLLNRSAALTDLWVTQVLRK, via the coding sequence ATGTCAAAACGTACTGCTTCTCTGATGTTGCTCGCGCTGGTCGCAGGTTCGGCCCACACTGTTTCGGCCCAGGCCGTGCCCACCCTGACGGTCATCACCCACGACAGCTTCTCGCTCGACAAGAAGCTGATCGCGGGCTTCGAGGCTGCCAACCATGTGCATGTGCAACTGCTGAAAGGCGGTGATGCGGGCGAACTGCTGAACAAGCTGATTCTGACGCGTGCCGCGCCGATAGCCGACGTGGTGTATGGCCTCGACAACTCGCTGCTTCCCCGCGCCCAGGCCGCCGGTATTCTGAGCGCGTACACCAGCCCCGCCGCCGCGAAGATTCCAGCCGCCTACCAGCTGGGCGACGGCACGCTGCTGAACACCGTGGACGCGGGCTACGTCTCGCTGAACGTCGACCGGGCCGCCTTCCAGAAAACGGGGCTGCCGCTGCCGACCACGCTGGCTCAGCTTGCCACGCCCGCTTACGCGAAACTGCTGGTGGTGGAATCGCCTGCCACCTCCAGCCCCGGCGCGGCGTTCTATCTGGCGACGGTGCAGGCACTCGGGCAGGACGGTGCACTGAACTGGTGGCGCAGCGCCCGTGCAGGCGGCATGAAGGTGACGCGGGGCTGGGAACAGGCGTACAACCAGGAATTCACGCTCTATGGCGGTAAATATCCCATCGTCCTCAGCTACGCCAGCAGCCCTGCCGCCGAGGTGTACTACAGCGCGGGCAAGCTCAAGGACGCGCCCACCGACAACCTGTTCATTCCCGGCACCTCCTTCCTCCAGCTGGAAGGCGTGGGGCTGCTGAAGGGCAGCAAACAGACGGCACTGGCGAAGAAGTTCGTGGATTTCATGCTGAGCGCCCCGGTGCAGAAGGACTTTCCGGACCGTATGTGGGTGTACCCCAGCGTGCCGGGAACGCCGCTTTCGAGCGTGTGGAAGTACGCGCAGCAGCCGAAACTGCCGCCGATGCCCGACAGCCTGCTGAACCGCAGCGCCGCTCTGACCGATCTGTGGGTGACGCAGGTTCTTCGGAAGTGA
- a CDS encoding NUDIX domain-containing protein: MSSSADPTFHLVSWLLLRRPDGRILLARRAGVSYGNGFWGLPGGHVLDTETLAQAAARETLEEVGVKVEAADLTPLGMVRYVDAGLRGADFFFLAGRWEGEPYPASECSEVSWFAPDQLPADALPWLADTLRRQLSGEGPWLSESLDGA; this comes from the coding sequence ATGTCCAGCTCTGCTGACCCCACCTTTCACCTCGTCAGCTGGCTGCTGCTGCGCCGCCCCGACGGACGCATCCTGCTGGCTCGCCGCGCCGGGGTCAGTTACGGCAACGGGTTCTGGGGATTGCCGGGTGGTCATGTCCTCGACACCGAAACACTGGCCCAGGCCGCCGCCCGCGAGACGCTGGAGGAAGTAGGCGTGAAGGTCGAGGCCGCCGATCTGACGCCGCTGGGCATGGTGCGCTATGTCGATGCGGGCCTGCGTGGAGCTGATTTCTTCTTCCTGGCCGGGCGCTGGGAAGGCGAACCGTACCCCGCCTCGGAATGCAGCGAGGTGAGCTGGTTCGCGCCGGATCAGCTTCCGGCAGATGCGCTGCCGTGGCTGGCAGACACGCTCCGGCGGCAGCTCTCGGGCGAGGGACCCTGGCTGAGCGAGTCGCTGGACGGTGCCTAG
- a CDS encoding 1-acyl-sn-glycerol-3-phosphate acyltransferase — translation MRATNLGAIRSALRILQSGGTLGIFPEGTRGGQELQGGTALLALKGKAPVTPVGLHLKGRTWVVRFGPPIEPKGSVKELTTLIGAELDRLSEPL, via the coding sequence GTGAGAGCAACGAACCTGGGGGCCATCCGCAGCGCCCTGCGAATCCTGCAGTCGGGCGGCACGCTGGGCATCTTTCCGGAAGGCACGCGCGGCGGCCAGGAACTTCAGGGCGGAACAGCGCTGCTGGCTCTGAAAGGCAAAGCCCCGGTCACGCCGGTTGGCCTGCATCTGAAAGGCCGGACCTGGGTGGTGCGCTTCGGGCCGCCCATCGAGCCGAAAGGCAGCGTGAAGGAACTGACGACGCTGATTGGCGCAGAACTCGACCGACTGAGCGAACCGCTCTGA
- a CDS encoding roadblock/LC7 domain-containing protein, which yields MLAPLMDVRGVRHAALLSAQGAMLEQTGDTPDPGIAQAGRAVAASLIGALGGELQDLLIDLEDGPVLLTPYGDQTLMTAFDDVANLGRIRFAVRKLLKSQA from the coding sequence ATGCTCGCCCCACTGATGGATGTTCGCGGCGTGCGTCACGCGGCCCTGCTGAGCGCTCAGGGCGCGATGCTGGAACAGACAGGCGACACCCCCGATCCCGGCATCGCACAGGCAGGCCGAGCGGTGGCGGCCAGTCTGATCGGAGCGCTGGGCGGCGAGCTGCAAGACCTGCTGATCGATCTGGAAGACGGCCCGGTGCTGCTGACGCCCTACGGCGATCAGACCCTCATGACCGCCTTCGACGACGTGGCGAACCTGGGCCGTATTCGCTTCGCCGTTCGCAAACTGCTGAAAAGCCAGGCCTAG
- a CDS encoding roadblock/LC7 domain-containing protein: MRLDLLSTLTGVQSCALVGQDGLPLEMQGELGEALAAELAALQLSGERVGRRLGVGQVTRLAFTSDLADVVAVFTGGFALGAVLQRGIDTRSAQQTLARVALGLSKPGQGLPTPEVLPAQDGL; encoded by the coding sequence ATGAGGCTCGATCTACTCAGCACCCTGACCGGCGTGCAGTCGTGTGCGCTGGTGGGTCAGGACGGCCTGCCGCTGGAGATGCAGGGCGAACTGGGCGAGGCACTGGCCGCCGAACTGGCCGCGCTGCAACTCAGCGGCGAGCGGGTCGGGCGACGGCTGGGCGTGGGGCAGGTGACAAGGCTGGCCTTTACCAGCGATCTGGCCGACGTGGTGGCGGTCTTCACCGGAGGCTTCGCGCTGGGAGCCGTGCTGCAACGCGGGATCGACACGCGCTCGGCCCAGCAGACGCTGGCACGGGTGGCCCTGGGTCTCAGCAAGCCGGGCCAGGGTCTGCCCACGCCTGAAGTGCTGCCTGCTCAGGACGGTCTGTGA
- a CDS encoding roadblock/LC7 domain-containing protein yields the protein MLSILKQLVGDVDGAWAAAISGLDGLLVESYSATDIDLSLLAAEHAGMLRSTSQVYTQTLSGGTPREVFVRAERISVFLHPIGDQFFLLLALAGRSNLGQARLYGRDAAHRLEAEL from the coding sequence ATGCTTTCAATCCTCAAGCAACTTGTTGGCGACGTAGACGGGGCCTGGGCTGCGGCTATCAGCGGGCTGGACGGTCTGCTGGTGGAGAGCTACTCGGCCACCGACATAGACCTGAGCCTGCTGGCTGCAGAGCATGCCGGTATGCTCCGCTCGACGTCTCAGGTCTATACCCAGACCCTTTCCGGCGGTACTCCCCGCGAAGTTTTCGTTCGCGCCGAGCGCATCAGCGTCTTTCTGCATCCGATTGGCGACCAGTTTTTCCTGTTGCTGGCGCTGGCGGGCCGCAGCAACCTGGGGCAGGCGCGGCTGTATGGGCGTGACGCCGCGCACCGATTGGAGGCTGAATTATGA
- the recR gene encoding recombination mediator RecR, translating into MKYPPSLVALIRELSRLPGIGPKSAQRLAFHLFEQPREDIERLSSALLEAKRDLHTCPICFNITDAEMCDVCSDPSRDQAIICVVEEPGDVIAIERSGEYTGLYHVLHGVISPMNGVGPDKLYIKALLPRLRAAQEIILATGTTVEGEATALYLQRLLEPLGAKVSRIAYGLPVGGALEYADEVTLGRALSGRQTLTHGTQPADSELPPA; encoded by the coding sequence GTGAAGTACCCACCCAGTCTGGTCGCCCTGATCCGCGAGCTGTCGCGGCTGCCGGGTATCGGCCCCAAGAGCGCTCAGCGACTCGCGTTCCACCTGTTCGAGCAGCCCCGTGAGGACATCGAGCGGCTGTCATCGGCGCTGCTGGAAGCCAAGCGCGACCTGCACACCTGCCCCATCTGTTTCAATATCACCGACGCCGAGATGTGCGACGTGTGCAGCGACCCCAGCCGCGATCAGGCGATCATCTGCGTGGTCGAGGAACCGGGCGACGTGATCGCCATCGAGCGCAGCGGCGAATATACCGGGCTGTATCACGTGCTGCACGGCGTCATTTCACCGATGAACGGTGTCGGGCCAGACAAGCTGTACATCAAGGCGCTGCTGCCCAGGCTGCGGGCGGCGCAGGAAATCATTCTGGCGACCGGCACCACCGTCGAAGGCGAGGCGACCGCGCTGTATCTACAGCGCCTGCTGGAGCCGCTGGGAGCCAAGGTGTCGCGTATCGCCTACGGCCTGCCGGTGGGCGGAGCGCTGGAATACGCCGACGAGGTGACGCTGGGACGGGCGCTTTCGGGCCGCCAGACCCTGACGCACGGCACCCAGCCCGCCGATTCGGAGCTGCCCCCCGCCTGA
- a CDS encoding YbaB/EbfC family nucleoid-associated protein: MDMKKLMKQMQQAQAAAGKIQDQLAAQTVEGSASGLVTVVLNGHGKIQSLSIKPEALDGSDAEALEDLLMVALKDAEGKADDLQRQATQSLGLPGGMF, from the coding sequence ATGGACATGAAGAAATTGATGAAGCAGATGCAGCAGGCGCAGGCCGCCGCTGGCAAGATCCAGGACCAGCTCGCCGCACAGACGGTCGAGGGCAGTGCCAGCGGTCTGGTGACGGTCGTTCTGAACGGACACGGCAAGATTCAGTCGCTGAGCATCAAGCCCGAGGCGCTGGACGGCAGTGACGCCGAGGCGCTGGAAGACCTGCTGATGGTGGCCCTGAAAGACGCCGAGGGCAAGGCCGACGATCTTCAGCGTCAGGCCACGCAGTCGCTGGGACTGCCAGGAGGCATGTTCTGA